In Aneurinibacillus migulanus, a single window of DNA contains:
- a CDS encoding PIN/TRAM domain-containing protein encodes MVRRIIQLFFLLVGAGLGYQFGPDLFGLLNSLINIGKIPGVEYIGAVLGAVLFFLLTSWPTEYIVKTIKRSEETLIKLPITDVLFGAMGLIIGLIVAFLLFLPINSIPIPIVAKLLPLLISVLCGYIGFQVGLRKRDEIMSAFSIGRFKGEKKKEEKQDSNQGQYKILDTSVIIDGRIADICKTGFIEGALVIPEFVLEELQHIADSSDALKRNRGRRGLDILNKIQKELKVKVIITDKDFEEISEVDSKLVKLAKLMKGKVVTNDFNLNKVCELQGVPVLNINDLANAVKPVVLPGEELHVQVIKDGKENGQGVAYLDDGTMIVVESGREYIGSFIDVIVTSVLQTSAGRMIFAKPKLMEKAL; translated from the coding sequence ATGGTCAGAAGAATTATTCAGTTGTTTTTCCTCTTAGTCGGTGCAGGCTTAGGATACCAGTTCGGTCCTGACCTGTTCGGACTCCTGAACTCGCTTATCAATATCGGGAAAATACCGGGTGTAGAATACATCGGTGCGGTGCTTGGGGCAGTGCTGTTCTTCTTGCTTACCTCTTGGCCGACAGAATATATTGTAAAGACCATTAAACGCAGTGAAGAGACGCTAATTAAGCTTCCGATTACGGATGTATTATTTGGAGCTATGGGGCTTATTATTGGACTTATTGTAGCGTTTTTACTTTTTCTCCCTATTAATAGCATCCCTATCCCGATCGTTGCGAAATTGCTCCCGCTGCTTATTTCAGTGTTGTGCGGCTATATTGGTTTTCAGGTAGGATTGCGCAAACGTGATGAGATTATGTCGGCGTTCTCGATCGGACGGTTTAAAGGCGAGAAGAAGAAGGAGGAAAAGCAGGACTCAAACCAGGGTCAGTATAAAATTCTTGATACAAGCGTGATTATCGATGGCCGGATTGCTGATATATGCAAGACGGGATTTATCGAGGGAGCGCTTGTCATTCCTGAATTCGTACTGGAAGAGCTGCAGCATATCGCGGACTCTTCCGATGCGTTGAAGCGCAACCGTGGTCGTCGCGGGCTTGACATCCTGAATAAAATTCAGAAAGAATTAAAGGTAAAAGTCATTATTACGGATAAAGACTTCGAGGAGATCAGTGAAGTAGACAGTAAATTGGTTAAGCTTGCCAAATTAATGAAAGGTAAAGTCGTTACCAATGATTTTAATCTGAATAAAGTGTGTGAGCTACAGGGTGTTCCCGTCTTGAATATTAATGATTTAGCAAATGCGGTCAAGCCTGTAGTATTACCAGGCGAAGAACTGCATGTACAAGTTATCAAAGACGGAAAAGAGAATGGCCAAGGTGTAGCATATCTTGATGATGGTACGATGATTGTCGTTGAAAGCGGACGAGAGTATATCGGTTCGTTCATTGATGTTATCGTTACGAGTGTGCTACAGACTTCGGCGGGACGTATG
- a CDS encoding CarD family transcriptional regulator, translating into MFRIGDKIVYPMHGAGIIEAIEEKEILGEKQQYYIMKMPVGNMQVMIPMEKVSNLGIRQVVDMHALERVMEILRREEDDLGISWNRRYRRNMEKMRTGDIYQVAAVVRELMHREKEKGLSTGERKMLDNARQILLSELVLVKDIDEEQATHLLEQVVNS; encoded by the coding sequence TTGTTTCGAATTGGCGATAAGATTGTCTATCCGATGCATGGTGCAGGTATTATCGAAGCCATTGAAGAGAAGGAGATTCTTGGTGAGAAACAGCAGTACTATATTATGAAGATGCCAGTCGGCAATATGCAAGTCATGATCCCAATGGAAAAAGTGTCGAATCTAGGCATCCGTCAGGTTGTTGATATGCATGCGCTTGAGCGAGTTATGGAGATTTTGCGGCGTGAAGAAGATGACTTGGGCATTAGTTGGAACCGCAGGTATCGTAGGAATATGGAGAAGATGCGTACGGGCGATATATATCAAGTCGCTGCCGTTGTTCGTGAATTAATGCACAGAGAGAAAGAGAAAGGTCTTTCGACAGGTGAGAGGAAGATGCTGGACAATGCCCGGCAGATTCTTTTGAGCGAACTTGTGCTCGTTAAAGATATTGATGAAGAACAAGCGACCCATTTGTTGGAGCAAGTAGTCAATAGTTAG
- the pssA gene encoding CDP-diacylglycerol--serine O-phosphatidyltransferase: protein MIARMIPNLFTMGNLFLGVIAMLLAFRDEPIYLSYAAIMVIIGMVLDGLDGRLARMLNAQSDFGKELDSLSDIVTFGVAPALIMYVVLLQDMGWIGILLTGLFPICGALRLARFNSAIGGNTGYFVGLPITAAGGVLATLALYHHAFPSVYLVLSMLGLSYLMISNIKYPNFKKVGIPRSAYWVTPLIVVIVAVVAVRFPSQFPMIVFIPLVLYAVYGVKKNIDRVVRKRRCEKAEEEVINS, encoded by the coding sequence ATGATAGCGAGAATGATACCGAACTTGTTTACGATGGGCAATTTGTTTTTGGGAGTTATTGCAATGCTGTTGGCTTTTCGTGATGAACCGATATATTTAAGCTATGCAGCAATTATGGTTATTATAGGAATGGTATTGGATGGGTTGGACGGCCGTCTGGCCCGCATGTTAAATGCGCAGAGCGATTTCGGAAAAGAATTGGATTCGCTCTCCGATATCGTTACGTTTGGTGTGGCACCCGCACTTATTATGTATGTGGTACTCCTTCAGGATATGGGGTGGATAGGCATTCTGCTGACCGGACTATTTCCGATTTGTGGGGCGTTACGTCTGGCTCGTTTTAATTCTGCAATCGGGGGCAATACAGGTTATTTTGTAGGTTTGCCAATTACGGCTGCAGGGGGTGTGCTGGCGACGCTCGCGTTATACCATCATGCATTTCCGTCGGTATATCTAGTATTAAGTATGCTTGGTCTTTCTTATCTTATGATCAGCAATATTAAGTATCCTAATTTTAAGAAGGTGGGTATTCCACGTTCCGCATATTGGGTAACTCCGCTGATTGTGGTAATTGTGGCAGTCGTTGCTGTACGTTTCCCTTCACAGTTTCCGATGATTGTATTTATTCCGCTTGTGCTCTATGCGGTGTATGGTGTGAAGAAGAATATTGACCGAGTGGTGAGAAAACGCCGCTGCGAAAAAGCTGAAGAAGAAGTAATTAACTCATAA
- the disA gene encoding DNA integrity scanning diadenylate cyclase DisA, translating to MATDNKREQFIGEVLRFVSPGTPFREGLENVLRAKTGALIVIGNTPAVQTIVDGGFSINCDLTPAHLYELAKMDGAIILSEDAKKILYANTQLIPDSAIPSTETGIRHRTAERVARQTGQLVISISQRRNVITLYRGPYRYSLKDIGVILTKANQAIQTLEKYKSVLDQALTNLGALEFEELVTLHEVALVVQRIEMVLRIKSEIIKYINELGTEGRLISMQMEELVSNIEDDAYLLIKDYCRQGEEVDPEEVLVQLHKLSADELLEPVNILKILGYLPSANLNDEPVFPRGYRILSKIPRLPASIVSNLIEEFSSLPQVMMATIEELDEVEGIGEVRARAIKEGLKRIQEQVFIDRHI from the coding sequence ATGGCAACGGACAACAAGCGTGAACAATTTATCGGTGAGGTACTGCGTTTCGTTTCACCAGGAACGCCGTTTAGAGAAGGTCTTGAAAACGTGTTGAGGGCGAAAACGGGTGCGCTTATCGTTATTGGGAATACACCTGCAGTACAGACGATTGTGGATGGGGGTTTTTCGATTAACTGTGATTTAACGCCTGCCCATCTGTATGAACTGGCTAAAATGGATGGGGCTATTATTTTGAGCGAAGATGCCAAAAAAATTCTATATGCTAATACGCAATTGATACCGGATTCGGCTATCCCATCGACAGAGACAGGAATTCGTCACCGGACGGCGGAACGGGTAGCCAGACAGACTGGTCAACTGGTTATTTCCATTTCGCAGCGGCGCAATGTAATCACGCTGTATCGGGGACCGTACCGGTATTCGTTAAAAGATATAGGGGTCATTCTGACGAAGGCTAACCAGGCGATTCAGACACTTGAAAAGTACAAATCTGTACTTGATCAGGCATTGACGAACCTGGGTGCGCTAGAATTTGAAGAGTTGGTGACACTGCATGAAGTAGCGCTCGTCGTACAACGAATTGAGATGGTTTTACGCATTAAATCGGAAATCATTAAATATATTAATGAACTAGGGACAGAAGGTCGTCTTATCAGTATGCAGATGGAGGAACTTGTATCGAATATCGAAGACGACGCCTATCTGCTTATTAAAGATTACTGTCGTCAAGGTGAAGAGGTTGACCCGGAGGAAGTACTCGTACAATTGCATAAACTATCTGCTGATGAGCTTCTTGAGCCGGTTAATATTCTCAAAATCCTTGGCTACTTGCCAAGTGCAAACCTGAATGACGAACCGGTTTTCCCGCGGGGTTATCGTATTCTTAGTAAAATTCCACGCCTTCCGGCCTCTATTGTCAGCAATCTTATCGAAGAATTCTCCAGTCTGCCGCAGGTTATGATGGCGACTATTGAAGAATTAGACGAAGTGGAGGGAATCGGGGAAGTACGGGCTCGGGCTATCAAAGAAGGATTAAAGCGGATACAGGAGCAGGTGTTCATTGACAGGCATATCTAG
- the radA gene encoding DNA repair protein RadA translates to MAKYKSKYVCQECGYESPKWMGKCPGCTKWNTMVEELEERAKPGETARRNISAETSRLAPITTIVGEDEPRLTTNISELNRVLGGGVVPGSLVLVGGDPGIGKSTLLLQASQELASNNNKILYISGEESAKQIKLRAERLGAASPNLYVLAETDLFLLEQQISHLMPAVVILDSIQTVFHPDVTSAPGSVAQVRECTAHLMRLAKTKDIAILIVGHVTKQGAIAGPRLLEHMVDSVLYFEGERHNTYRILRAVKNRFGSTNEIGIFEMGEDGLKEVTNPSEMFLSERSLGVAGSTVVASMEGTRPVLVELQALVTPTGFATPRRMATGVDHNRIAMIMAVLEKRVGLLLQNQDAYVNVAGGVRLDEPAIDLAVAVSLASSFRDKQTHPYDVVIGEVGLTGEVRGVSRIEQRVKEAQKLGFKRVIIPAKNVTGWEHPKGLEVVGVQTVSEALREALGG, encoded by the coding sequence ATGGCTAAATATAAATCCAAATATGTATGTCAAGAATGCGGATATGAGTCGCCAAAGTGGATGGGAAAATGCCCTGGCTGCACGAAGTGGAACACAATGGTAGAAGAGCTGGAAGAAAGAGCAAAGCCGGGGGAAACGGCACGACGCAACATATCTGCGGAAACCAGCCGTCTGGCTCCCATCACCACGATCGTCGGAGAGGATGAGCCGCGCCTGACGACTAATATTAGCGAATTGAACCGCGTGCTTGGTGGTGGTGTGGTACCAGGCTCGCTTGTTCTTGTGGGTGGAGACCCGGGTATCGGTAAGTCTACCCTGCTATTGCAGGCATCACAGGAGCTGGCAAGCAATAATAACAAAATACTTTATATTTCTGGTGAAGAATCCGCCAAGCAGATTAAACTACGAGCTGAACGATTAGGAGCGGCCAGTCCGAATTTATACGTGCTGGCGGAAACGGATTTATTCCTCCTGGAACAGCAGATTTCGCATTTAATGCCCGCTGTGGTCATTCTGGACTCTATCCAGACGGTATTTCATCCGGATGTTACTTCAGCTCCGGGTAGTGTAGCCCAGGTGCGGGAATGTACCGCTCATTTGATGCGGTTGGCGAAAACAAAAGACATCGCTATCCTTATTGTTGGTCATGTTACCAAGCAGGGAGCCATCGCCGGTCCGCGTCTGTTAGAACATATGGTGGATTCCGTGCTGTATTTTGAAGGAGAGCGCCACAATACGTATCGTATTCTACGTGCTGTAAAAAACAGGTTCGGTTCTACGAATGAAATTGGCATCTTTGAAATGGGGGAAGATGGGCTAAAAGAAGTGACAAATCCATCGGAGATGTTTCTATCTGAGCGCTCGTTAGGCGTAGCCGGTTCAACAGTCGTTGCTAGTATGGAAGGCACGCGCCCGGTGCTAGTAGAGCTACAAGCACTTGTCACACCGACTGGATTTGCGACACCCCGTCGGATGGCAACGGGTGTCGATCATAACCGAATTGCCATGATTATGGCGGTGTTAGAAAAGCGCGTTGGTCTACTTTTGCAGAATCAGGATGCGTATGTAAATGTAGCGGGGGGTGTACGTTTGGATGAGCCGGCGATTGACTTGGCCGTAGCCGTCAGCCTGGCATCCAGCTTTCGGGATAAGCAGACCCATCCATATGATGTAGTCATCGGAGAAGTGGGTTTAACGGGGGAGGTACGAGGCGTCTCGCGTATAGAGCAGCGCGTAAAAGAAGCGCAAAAACTTGGATTCAAACGTGTAATTATTCCCGCCAAGAATGTGACCGGCTGGGAGCACCCGAAAGGTCTGGAAGTTGTCGGCGTGCAGACAGTATCGGAAGCGTTACGGGAAGCGTTGGGAGGATAA
- the clpC gene encoding ATP-dependent protease ATP-binding subunit ClpC, producing MMFGRFTERAQKVLALAQEEAVRLGHKNIGTEHILLGLIREGDGIAAKALQALGLGLDKIQGEVESLIGRGGEQPSNINYTPRAKKVIELSMDEARKLGHTYVGTEHILLGLIREGEGVAARVLNNLGVSLNKARQQVLQLLGSSEAMSSHQQSSSNAAVNTPTLDSLARDLTAVARDGALDPVIGRSKEIERVIQVLSRRTKNNPVLIGEPGVGKTAVVEGLAQRIINNEIPETLRNKRVMTLDMGTVVAGTKYRGEFEDRLKKIMDEIRQAGNIILFIDELHTLIGAGGAEGAIDASNILKPSLARGELQCIGATTLDEYRKYIEKDAALERRFQPIQVDEPSTEEAVQILFGLRDRYEAHHRVNITDEAIRQAVYLSDRYISDRFLPDKAIDLIDEAASKVRLQSYTIPPNLKELEQRLEEVRKEKDAAVQSQEFEKAASMRDKEQKLREELDKTKNEWQEKQGQTDSEVTPEDIASVVASWTGIPVVKLKEEETERLLKMEEILHKRVIGQEDAVKSISRAVRRARAGLKDPKRPIGSFIFLGPTGVGKTELARALAEALFGEEDAMIRIDMSEYMEKHSTSRLVGAPPGYVGFDEGGQLTEKVRRKPYSVVLLDEIEKAHPEVFNILLQVLEDGRLTDSKGRTVDFRNTVIIMTSNVGADLIKKNTTLGFTTPDSSKHYEDMKDRVLGELKRSFRPEFLNRIDELIVFHSLDESHIAEIVLLMSEELRKRLNEQEIDFVLTEDAKRFLAKEGFDPAFGARPLRRAIQRHIEDRLSEELLTGGIKKGDTIRIDVTEGGLKVEKAKESEEESVSK from the coding sequence ATGATGTTTGGTCGTTTTACGGAAAGGGCACAAAAGGTCCTGGCTCTTGCTCAGGAAGAAGCGGTTCGTTTGGGTCACAAAAATATCGGAACTGAACATATCCTCCTCGGCCTTATCCGCGAAGGAGACGGCATTGCAGCAAAAGCTCTGCAGGCGTTAGGACTCGGCCTTGATAAAATTCAAGGTGAAGTGGAGTCGTTAATTGGTCGCGGCGGCGAACAGCCAAGCAACATCAATTATACACCGCGTGCCAAGAAAGTTATTGAACTTTCTATGGACGAAGCAAGAAAGCTTGGCCATACGTATGTAGGTACTGAACACATTCTTCTCGGATTGATTCGTGAAGGAGAAGGAGTAGCGGCTCGCGTTCTTAATAATCTGGGCGTAAGTCTGAATAAAGCGCGCCAGCAGGTGCTGCAACTGCTTGGCAGCAGTGAAGCGATGTCTTCCCATCAGCAAAGCTCCAGCAATGCCGCTGTTAATACGCCGACGCTGGATAGTTTGGCTCGTGATCTGACCGCAGTGGCCCGTGATGGTGCCCTAGACCCGGTTATCGGTCGTTCTAAAGAAATCGAGCGTGTCATCCAGGTGCTTAGCCGTCGAACGAAAAATAACCCGGTACTCATCGGTGAACCTGGTGTAGGTAAAACTGCTGTTGTGGAAGGGTTGGCACAGCGTATTATCAATAATGAAATTCCGGAAACCTTGCGTAACAAGCGCGTAATGACTCTGGATATGGGGACCGTTGTCGCCGGTACGAAATACCGTGGCGAATTCGAAGATCGCTTAAAGAAAATCATGGATGAAATTCGCCAGGCGGGCAATATCATCCTGTTTATTGATGAATTGCATACGCTAATCGGTGCAGGTGGAGCAGAAGGCGCGATTGATGCCTCTAACATTCTTAAACCGTCTCTGGCCCGTGGCGAGCTGCAGTGCATCGGTGCAACTACGCTTGATGAATACCGTAAATATATTGAGAAGGATGCAGCGCTTGAACGGCGCTTCCAACCGATTCAAGTGGATGAACCGTCTACTGAAGAAGCGGTACAAATCCTGTTTGGTCTACGCGATCGCTACGAAGCGCATCATCGCGTGAATATTACGGATGAAGCGATTCGCCAAGCGGTATATTTATCTGATCGTTACATCTCTGACCGCTTTTTACCGGATAAGGCAATTGACTTAATCGATGAAGCGGCGTCAAAAGTGCGCTTGCAGTCCTATACCATTCCGCCAAATTTGAAAGAGCTGGAACAGCGTCTGGAAGAAGTGCGGAAGGAGAAAGACGCGGCGGTACAAAGCCAGGAATTCGAAAAAGCGGCTTCCATGCGCGACAAGGAGCAAAAGCTGCGTGAAGAACTGGATAAGACAAAGAATGAATGGCAGGAAAAACAAGGGCAAACCGATTCTGAAGTTACCCCAGAAGATATTGCTTCCGTCGTAGCGAGCTGGACCGGCATTCCGGTTGTCAAGCTGAAAGAAGAAGAGACAGAGCGCCTGTTGAAGATGGAAGAAATCCTGCATAAACGCGTGATTGGTCAAGAGGATGCGGTGAAATCTATCTCTCGCGCCGTACGTCGTGCTCGCGCAGGATTGAAAGATCCGAAGCGCCCAATTGGCTCCTTTATCTTCCTCGGTCCGACTGGCGTAGGTAAAACCGAGTTGGCTCGTGCCCTGGCAGAAGCGTTATTCGGCGAAGAAGATGCAATGATTCGTATCGATATGTCGGAGTATATGGAGAAACACTCTACTTCTCGACTTGTAGGTGCACCTCCTGGATATGTTGGGTTCGATGAGGGAGGACAACTTACTGAAAAAGTGCGCCGTAAACCGTATTCTGTTGTATTACTTGACGAAATCGAGAAAGCACACCCAGAAGTTTTCAATATCCTTTTGCAGGTGCTTGAAGACGGGCGTCTAACCGATTCCAAAGGACGGACGGTTGACTTCCGCAATACGGTCATTATTATGACATCGAACGTTGGTGCCGATTTAATTAAGAAAAATACAACTCTTGGCTTTACGACACCGGATAGCTCTAAGCACTATGAAGATATGAAGGACCGCGTGCTTGGAGAACTGAAGCGCAGCTTCCGTCCGGAGTTCCTGAACCGGATTGATGAACTTATCGTCTTCCATTCTTTGGACGAATCGCATATTGCGGAAATTGTGCTGCTTATGTCCGAAGAGCTTCGTAAGCGCCTGAATGAACAGGAAATCGATTTCGTCCTTACTGAGGATGCGAAGAGATTCCTGGCTAAGGAAGGCTTCGACCCGGCGTTTGGTGCCCGTCCGTTGCGCCGTGCTATTCAGCGTCATATTGAAGACCGTCTGTCTGAAGAACTGCTGACCGGCGGCATCAAGAAAGGCGATACGATAAGAATTGATGTGACGGAAGGCGGATTAAAGGTAGAAAAAGCGAAAGAAAGCGAGGAGGAATCCGTTTCAAAGTAA